Proteins encoded in a region of the Thunnus maccoyii chromosome 4, fThuMac1.1, whole genome shotgun sequence genome:
- the LOC121896015 gene encoding N-acetyltransferase family 8 member 3 produces MAQKNNFQFSIREYRPSDEHGVMSLFRDGILENVYPAFFKAMSHPDHVGVALSISMAGYVLGGSSYFQGLLFGSAWAGLIYYCCHEIYETYMMRRLSTDMADIQASYLDNPDNGFWVAEDGANDRSKVVGMVAVMGKKAGDENERCDDLNGGVMGEFAQDAGDGSYGEMSGMVVVFPCRRKNLGSQLIQKALDFCKERGYTRLVLDISSPQTAAVSLYQKLGFVQTASHNNTHANRWFSRLARINVMRMEKFI; encoded by the exons ATGGCCCAGAAAAATAACT TTCAATTCTCCATCAGGGAATACAGACCCTCAGATGAACATGGGGTCATGTCGCTCTTTCGTGACGGGATTCTTGAAAATGTATACCCGGCCTTCTTCAAGGCCATGAGCCATCCAGACCATGTTGGTGTTGCTCTGAGCATTTCCATGGCTGGCTATGTGCTGGGAGGCAGCTCCTACTTCCAAGGTTTACTCTTTGGCAGTGCATGGGCTGGCCTCATTTACTACTGCTGCCATGAGATCTACGAAACCTACATGATGAGGAGGCTGAGCACAGACATGGCCGACATTCAAGCCAGCTACCTGGACAACCCAGATAACGGTTTCTGGGTGGCGGAGGACGGCGCCAACGACCGCTCCAAGGTGGTGGGGATGGTGGCGGtgatggggaaaaaagcagGGGATGAGAACGAGAGGTGTGATGACTTGAACGGAGGAGTGATGGGAGAGTTCGCCCAAGATGCTGGAGATGGAAGTTACGGTGAGATGTCCGGCATGGTGGTGGTGTTTCCATGTCGCCGCAAAAACCTTGGTTCTCAGTTGATACAGAAGGCGTTGGATTTCTGCAAAGAGCGAGGCTACACCCGCCTCGTTCTGGACATCAGCTCGCCACAGACGGCAGCCGTTTCCCTGTACCAAAAATTAGGCTTCGTTCAAACAGCATCCCACAATAACACACATGCTAATCGCTGGTTCTCCAGGCTGGCCAGAATAAATGTGATGCGAATGGAGaagttcatttaa